The Marinitoga sp. 1197 genome contains the following window.
AAAGAAATAAAAGGAGATACTATTAAAAAACTAATTTCAGGATTAAACATTATTCCTGATATATATTCGCCCAAAGCTATTATAAACGAATACGGCAAATTATATATAGAAGGATTATATAGAGAAAGTTTCAGCAAATTAAAATCAATGCCACCTGAACAACAAAAAAGACTATTTTTTATTACATATATTTCATGTGTAAAAAAATTTGATTTTAATAATAAAGAAAATATATTTTTCGAAAACGACTTTCATAAAAAATGGTTTATAATAGAAATGTTATACGGTAATGAATATATAAATTCAAGGAAAATTTTGGCAAAGCATTTTTTTGAAAGGATGAAAAAATCACGTTTTGAAGAATTTGTATCCAAATACTTTAAATTAAGTAAAAAGGAAAAAGAAATTCTTGATGTGTTTATTAGAAACTATTCAAGATACGATATTAAATGGAATGTCAGAATAGAATTGCCGGAATTTTTGAATAAATTTGCAGACAAATATTCTTTAAAAAAAATGCCATTATCATTAGCTTATTGGTATTATGAAAATGGTGCAGATAGAAGAAAATTAGTAAATATCTTAGATTTTTTTGACTAATACTATTTAGATTTCAATTGATGTTTAACAGACATTATGAATCTACTGGAAAATAGAAAAATGAAAATTCATTATAGAAAAATGTATTCTCAATTTATAGTTTGTCTAAAAAGTCTAAAATGAAATGAAGGCTCGAAGATTGCCCTTAAAATTATGAATGTAAGCCGTCAAAAAAACAGGATGTTTTTTTGAGTGAAGCTTTTTCATGGATGAAAAATCTGAGCGACGGCTGAGAATGAATAATTTTAAGGATAAGCAATCGAGCTGCCTGAATGAATTTGACTTTTTAGACATCTTATCAATTTATAATAAAAGTGAGGTGTGAAAATGGATGAAGTTTTGATATCAAAACCCCTATTTATAGAAAAAATATGGGGAAACAGAAGATTAAATGACCTTTTCAACAAAAAAAATATGGGTAAAATAGGGGAAGTGTGGTTATTTTCAGGTGTTGAAAATTATGAAACATCGCTTATAGGTATTGATAGCGGTAAAAATTATGGAACGCCATCAAAATTGATAAAAGAATTGACAGGACTTGATTTTGAAAGATTTCCTTTACTTTTAAAATTAATATCTGCAACACAATGGCTTTCTATTCAAGTTCATCCTGATGACAAATTTGCAAAAGAAATAGAGAATGAACCATGGGGAAAAACAGAAGCATGGTATTTCTTAAACGAAAAAAATGAAGTTTTCATTTCTAATGATATTGAAGAAAATAAAAAAGCTATATTAGAACAAAATTGGGATGGAATATTCAAACCAAAGATTTTAAATAAAAATGATTTGTTATTTATACCAGCCGGAGTTGTTCACACCCTTGGACCTAATTCTATGATGTTGGAAATACAACAAACATCGAATTTAACATATAGATTATATGATTGGGGACGCCCCAGAGAGATTCATATTGAAAAAGGATTGCGCGTATTAAAAGATAGTCCTTATATTA
Protein-coding sequences here:
- a CDS encoding type I phosphomannose isomerase catalytic subunit, producing MDEVLISKPLFIEKIWGNRRLNDLFNKKNMGKIGEVWLFSGVENYETSLIGIDSGKNYGTPSKLIKELTGLDFERFPLLLKLISATQWLSIQVHPDDKFAKEIENEPWGKTEAWYFLNEKNEVFISNDIEENKKAILEQNWDGIFKPKILNKNDLLFIPAGVVHTLGPNSMMLEIQQTSNLTYRLYDWGRPREIHIEKGLRVLKDSPYIIANNFNEFKTQYFNIKRIKNKNAKIKGFGVYVSLNGFKTVVIPYNVEYKTDEEGLLFFL